From Gopherus flavomarginatus isolate rGopFla2 chromosome 7, rGopFla2.mat.asm, whole genome shotgun sequence, the proteins below share one genomic window:
- the DRD1 gene encoding D(1A) dopamine receptor, translating to MTWNDTTMDGEGLLVERDSSFRILTGCFLSLLILSTLLGNTLVCAAVIRFRHLRSKVTNFFVISLAVSDLLVAVLVMPWKAVAEIAGFWPFGSFCNIWVAFDIMCSTASILNLCVISVDRYWAISSPFRYERKMTPKAAFIMISVAWTLSVLISFIPVQLNWHKATTTSFLELNASFQGITMDNCDSSLNRMYAISSSLISFYIPVAIMIVTYTRIYRIAQKQIRRISALERAAVHAKNCQNTTGNGNSMDCQQPESSFKMSFKRETKVLKTLSVIMGVFVCCWLPFFILNCMVPFCEPSPPSKGAEPFCISSTTFNVFIWFGWANSSLNPIIYAFNADFRKAFSTLLGCYRLCPTSNNAIETVSINNNGAVVFSSHHEPRGSSPKECNLVYLIPHAIICPEEELLKKEEEGELSKTLEKMSPALSGILDYEADVSLEKINPITQNGEHKT from the coding sequence ATGACTTGGAACGACACCACAATGGATGGGGAAGGCTTGCTCGTGGAAAGGGACTCCTCCTTTCGAATCCTTACAGGCTGCTTCCTTTCTTTGCTGATACTTTCCACGCTTCTGGGGAATACATTGGTGTGTGCAGCTGTCATTAGATTTCGCCATCTGAGGTCCAAGGTGACCAACTTCTTTGTAATCTCCTTAGCAGTATCAGATCTTTTAGTGGCAGTCTTGGTCATGCCTTGGAAAGCTGTTGCTGAGATAGCTGGTTTCTGGCCTTTTGGTTCATTCTGTAACATCTGGGTGGCATTTGATATTATGTGCTCCACAGCCTCAATCTTAAACCTTTGTGTCATTAGTGTGGACAGATACTGGGCCATCTCTAGTCCATTCAGGTATGAGAGGAAAATGACCCCCAAGGCAGCTTTCATCATGATCAGTGTGGCATGGACCTTGTCTGTATTGATTTCCTTCATTCCCGTGCAGCTGAACTGGCACAAAGCTACAACcacaagctttttagagctaaatGCCAGTTTCCAAGGCATAACCATGGACAACTGTGATTCCAGTCTAAACAGGATGTATGCCATCTCCTCTTCTCTAATTAGCTTTTACATCCCAGTGGCCATCATGATCGTCACCTATACAAGGATATACAGGATTGCTCAAAAACAAATAAGACGCATCTCAGCTTTGGAAAGAGCAGCAGTGCATGCTAAGAACTGTCAAAACACGACAGGGAATGGAAACAGTATGGATTGCCAACAACCAGAAAGCTCCTTCAAAATGTCCTTCAAGAGGGAAACGAAAGTCTTAAAGACTTTGTCAGTGATCATGGGGGTGTTTGTATGCTGCTGGTTACCCTTTTTCATATTGAACTGCATGGTGCCCTTTTGTGAGCCCAGCCCACCATCCAAGGGAGCAGAACCCTTTTGCATTAGTTCCACGacctttaatgtttttatttggtTTGGATGGGCTAATTCCTCACTGAACCCCATCATTTATGCCTTCAATGCTGATTTCCGCAAGGCATTTTCAACTCTGCTAGGATGTTACAGACTCTGCCCTACTTCCAACAATGCTATAGAGACCGTTAGTATCAACAACAATGGGGCAGTTGTTTTTTCAAGCCATCATGAGCCTAGAGGGTCTAGCCCAAAAGAGTGTAACCTGGTGTATCTGATCCCACATGCTATTATCTGCCCAGAAGAAGAACTTCTGAAAAAGGAAGAAGAGGGTGAACTATCTAAGACCTTAGAGAAAATGTCTCCAGCACTGTCTGGTATCTTGGATTATGAAGCTGATGTGTCTTTGGAAAAGATCAACCCCATCACTCAGAATGGAGAACATAAAACATGA